In Gordonia iterans, the following proteins share a genomic window:
- a CDS encoding alpha/beta hydrolase, with protein sequence MVSPLDSSPQPGTPSSPIRSGHNWRPDQFLDHYELLTVPLGADPDGEDPISATLVRKPGEAEAGRGAVLYVHGFTDYFFQEELADFFHERGYEFYALDLRKCGRSLSVHHTPHFTTDLAVYDEELNAALDIVAEEIAGAGGAPRILVAGHSTGGLVTALWLDRLRKNDPDRHARVAGLLLNSPWLDLQGEAVLRTGAVAQVLAAAARFKPKTQVPRELSSAYGESLHSDAHGEWTYDLERKPLSGFPVTFGWLNAVRQGQLRLHRGLDVGVRVLVLRSDKTRFADDYDIAVDTADCVLDVRQIAQWSSSLGPRVLSVAIPDARHDVFLSKDSSRQRAYEVVGEWLSCELGDRADAGAETA encoded by the coding sequence ATCGTGAGCCCACTCGATTCTTCTCCGCAGCCCGGAACGCCTTCGTCGCCGATTCGGTCCGGGCACAACTGGCGACCCGATCAGTTCCTGGACCACTACGAACTCCTGACTGTGCCGCTCGGGGCGGACCCCGACGGCGAGGATCCGATCAGCGCCACCCTGGTGCGCAAACCCGGCGAGGCGGAAGCCGGCCGCGGCGCGGTGCTGTACGTGCACGGGTTCACCGACTACTTCTTCCAGGAAGAGCTCGCCGACTTCTTCCACGAGCGCGGCTACGAGTTCTACGCACTCGACCTGCGAAAGTGCGGTCGATCCCTGTCGGTCCACCACACCCCGCACTTCACCACGGACCTCGCCGTGTACGACGAGGAGCTCAACGCGGCGCTGGACATCGTCGCCGAGGAGATCGCCGGCGCGGGCGGAGCCCCGCGGATCCTGGTCGCCGGTCACTCCACCGGGGGCCTGGTGACCGCCCTCTGGCTCGACCGCCTCCGCAAGAACGACCCCGACCGCCACGCGCGCGTGGCCGGACTGCTGCTGAACAGCCCGTGGCTCGACCTGCAGGGCGAGGCGGTGCTGCGCACCGGAGCCGTCGCCCAGGTGCTCGCCGCCGCCGCCCGTTTCAAGCCCAAGACCCAGGTGCCGCGCGAGTTGTCGTCGGCTTATGGCGAGAGCCTGCACAGCGACGCCCACGGCGAATGGACCTATGACCTCGAGCGCAAACCGCTCAGCGGCTTCCCGGTGACCTTCGGCTGGCTCAACGCGGTGCGGCAGGGGCAGCTGCGGCTGCACCGGGGGCTCGACGTCGGCGTCCGGGTGTTGGTGCTGCGCTCGGACAAGACGCGCTTCGCCGACGACTACGACATCGCCGTCGACACCGCGGACTGTGTCCTGGACGTGCGGCAGATCGCCCAGTGGTCGTCGTCCCTGGGCCCGCGGGTGCTGTCCGTGGCCATCCCGGACGCACGGCACGACGTCTTCCTGTCCAAGGATTCCTCGCGCCAGCGCGCCTACGAGGTGGTCGGCGAATGGCTGAGCTGTGAGCTCGGAGATCGGGCCGACGCCGGGGCGGAGACGGCGTGA
- a CDS encoding mycothione reductase, with protein MSDAQRVDLAVIGSGSGNSIPDERFAHTSIAIFEEGVYGGTCLNVGCIPTKMFVYAADVAAQVRHAGKYDVEATFDGTRWPELVRRVFGRIDPISAGGERYRVEDCDNITVYRSHVVFDGRDTDSGRYRLVTADGDVVLATEVVIAAGARPEIPEPIASSGIRYYTNDDVMRLPELPERMAIIGSGYIAAEFAHVFAALGTQVTVIARGPALLRKMDTELSERFTAVAREQWDVRLNQTCSAAAELPRGRIRLTLDDGDLDVDVVLVAIGRTPNGDRLGLDTIGLPLTDDGRVRTDEHGRTPARGVWALGDVSSPYQLKHVANQEQRTVQENLLKGWDAPDLASFMHRDVPAAVFTRPQIAAVGLTEAQARDAGYDIAVKVQAYGDVAYGWAMEDTTGFCKLIADRATGRLLGAHLMGPQASSIIQPAIQAMSFGLGVREMARGQYWIHPALPEVLENALLGLDLD; from the coding sequence GTGAGCGACGCACAGCGGGTCGATCTGGCCGTCATCGGTTCGGGCAGTGGCAACTCGATCCCCGACGAGCGCTTCGCGCACACCTCCATCGCGATCTTCGAGGAGGGCGTGTACGGCGGCACGTGCCTGAACGTCGGCTGCATCCCGACCAAGATGTTCGTCTACGCCGCCGACGTGGCCGCGCAGGTGCGACACGCCGGGAAGTACGACGTCGAGGCCACCTTCGACGGCACCCGCTGGCCAGAGCTGGTCCGGCGCGTGTTCGGGCGGATCGATCCCATCTCGGCCGGCGGCGAACGCTACCGGGTCGAGGACTGCGACAACATCACCGTCTACCGCTCGCACGTGGTGTTCGACGGCCGCGACACCGACTCCGGACGGTATCGCCTGGTCACCGCCGACGGCGACGTGGTGCTTGCCACCGAGGTGGTGATCGCGGCCGGCGCCCGCCCGGAGATCCCCGAGCCGATCGCCTCCTCCGGGATCCGCTACTACACCAACGACGACGTCATGCGGCTCCCCGAGCTGCCGGAACGGATGGCGATCATCGGCAGCGGCTACATCGCCGCGGAGTTCGCGCACGTCTTCGCCGCGCTCGGCACTCAGGTCACGGTGATCGCCCGCGGGCCCGCCCTGTTGCGCAAGATGGACACCGAACTCAGCGAACGCTTCACCGCCGTCGCCCGTGAGCAGTGGGACGTGCGGCTGAACCAGACTTGCTCGGCCGCCGCCGAACTGCCCCGCGGCCGGATCCGCCTGACCCTGGACGACGGCGACCTCGACGTCGACGTCGTCCTCGTCGCGATCGGTCGCACCCCCAACGGCGACCGTCTGGGTCTGGACACGATCGGTCTGCCGCTGACCGACGACGGCCGCGTTCGGACCGACGAACACGGCCGAACCCCGGCCCGTGGCGTATGGGCGCTCGGCGACGTGTCCTCGCCGTATCAGCTCAAGCACGTGGCCAACCAGGAGCAGCGCACGGTGCAGGAGAACCTCCTGAAGGGCTGGGACGCACCGGATCTCGCCTCGTTCATGCACCGCGACGTGCCGGCGGCGGTGTTCACCCGCCCGCAGATCGCGGCGGTCGGGCTCACCGAGGCGCAGGCACGCGACGCCGGCTACGACATCGCGGTGAAGGTGCAGGCCTACGGCGACGTCGCCTACGGCTGGGCGATGGAGGACACCACCGGCTTCTGCAAGCTGATCGCCGACCGGGCCACCGGCAGACTGTTGGGAGCACATCTGATGGGCCCGCAAGCGTCGTCGATCATTCAACCGGCGATCCAGGCGATGAGCTTCGGCCTCGGCGTCCGCGAGATGGCCCGCGGTCAGTACTGGATCCATCCCGCGCTCCCCGAGGTGCTGGAGAACGCCCTGCTGGGCCTGGACCTGGACTGA
- the mqo gene encoding malate dehydrogenase (quinone): MSQNVIKTDVALVGAGIMSATLGALLRQLEPTWSISLFERLHAAAAESSDPWNNAGTGHSALCELNYTPAGADGEIDITKALNINEQFQQSRQFWAYGVDNGVLGAPDEFINPIPHVAFCHGESGVEFLRKRHAALSSQTLFEDMEFITDDGEFAARLPLMAAGRDYSDPVALNWYTEGTDVDFGALTQQLLNYVGRDAHLYYGHEVRNLSQQSDGSWVLKIKNTGTGDILRVEAKFVFIGAGGGALHLLQKSGIPEAKGFGGFPVSGQFFRCTNPELIAEHSAKVYGQAAVGAPPMSVPHLDTRVINHDKGLLFGPYAGWSPKFLKTGGVMDLPKSVKPGNLLPMMSIAPKEFGLLKYLIGELAATSADRVKTLQEFVPRATGGDWEMITAGQRVQVIRATGNSGNLEFGTAVVAAGDGTIAGLLGASPGASTAVPAMLNVLQQCFGSRFDGWTPKLTEMIPSYGKKLNDEPALFRRLWDWTNRSLELTGAGTAKAGAAPAAEPEAVEPA, from the coding sequence GTGTCCCAGAACGTGATCAAGACAGACGTGGCGCTGGTCGGCGCGGGCATCATGAGCGCGACGCTCGGTGCGCTGCTCCGGCAGCTGGAGCCGACCTGGTCGATCAGCCTGTTCGAGCGGCTGCATGCGGCCGCCGCGGAGAGCAGCGATCCCTGGAACAACGCCGGCACCGGTCACTCGGCGCTCTGCGAGCTGAATTACACCCCGGCCGGCGCGGACGGCGAGATCGACATCACCAAGGCGCTGAACATCAATGAGCAGTTCCAGCAGTCGCGGCAGTTCTGGGCATACGGCGTGGACAACGGAGTGCTCGGCGCCCCCGACGAGTTCATCAACCCGATCCCGCACGTCGCCTTCTGCCACGGTGAGAGCGGTGTCGAGTTCTTGCGGAAGCGGCACGCTGCGCTGAGTAGTCAGACCCTGTTCGAGGACATGGAGTTCATCACCGACGACGGTGAGTTCGCGGCCCGCCTGCCGCTGATGGCCGCCGGCCGCGACTACTCCGACCCGGTCGCGCTCAACTGGTACACCGAAGGCACCGACGTCGACTTCGGCGCGCTCACCCAGCAGCTCCTCAACTACGTGGGCCGCGACGCGCACCTGTACTACGGCCACGAGGTGCGCAACCTCTCGCAGCAGTCCGACGGGTCGTGGGTCCTCAAGATCAAGAACACCGGCACCGGCGACATCCTGCGCGTCGAGGCCAAGTTCGTCTTCATCGGCGCCGGCGGCGGTGCGCTGCATCTGCTGCAGAAGTCGGGCATCCCCGAGGCCAAGGGCTTCGGCGGGTTCCCGGTCAGCGGCCAGTTCTTCCGCTGCACCAATCCCGAACTGATCGCCGAGCACTCGGCCAAGGTGTACGGCCAGGCTGCGGTGGGCGCTCCGCCGATGTCGGTGCCGCACCTGGACACCCGCGTGATCAATCACGACAAGGGTTTGCTCTTCGGTCCGTATGCCGGTTGGTCGCCCAAGTTCCTCAAGACCGGCGGCGTGATGGATCTGCCGAAGTCGGTGAAGCCGGGCAACCTGCTGCCGATGATGTCGATCGCGCCCAAGGAGTTCGGCCTGCTCAAGTACCTGATCGGTGAGCTCGCCGCCACCTCCGCCGACCGGGTGAAGACCCTGCAGGAGTTCGTGCCGCGGGCCACCGGAGGCGACTGGGAGATGATCACCGCGGGCCAGCGCGTCCAGGTGATCCGGGCCACCGGAAACAGCGGCAACCTGGAGTTCGGCACGGCCGTGGTCGCGGCCGGCGACGGCACCATCGCCGGTCTGCTCGGCGCTTCGCCGGGAGCGTCGACCGCCGTGCCGGCCATGCTGAACGTCCTGCAGCAGTGCTTCGGCAGCCGGTTCGACGGGTGGACTCCCAAGCTGACCGAGATGATTCCGTCGTACGGCAAGAAGCTGAACGACGAACCTGCGCTGTTCCGCCGGCTGTGGGACTGGACCAACCGCAGCCTCGAGCTGACCGGTGCGGGGACGGCCAAGGCCGGCGCCGCTCCGGCCGCCGAGCCCGAGGCCGTCGAGCCGGCCTGA